Proteins from a single region of Kogia breviceps isolate mKogBre1 chromosome 5, mKogBre1 haplotype 1, whole genome shotgun sequence:
- the LOC131757164 gene encoding small ribosomal subunit protein eS27-like — protein sequence MPLTKDRIHPSPEEKKKHKKFLVQSPNSYFMDVKCPGCYKITTIFSHAQTVVLCLGCSIVLCQPTGGKARLAEGCSFRWKQH from the coding sequence ATGCCTCTCACAAAGGATCGCATTCATCCCTCtccagaagagaagaagaaacacaAGAAGTTCCTGGTACAGAGCCCCAATTCCTATTTCATGGATGTGAAATGCCCAGGTTGCTATAAAATCACCACCATTTTTAGCCATGCACAAACAGTAGTTTTGTGTCTTGGCTGCTCTATTGTCCTCTGCCAGCCTACAGGAGGAAAAGCAAGGCTTGCAGAAGGATGCTCCTTCAGATGGAAGCAGCACTAA